The following proteins are co-located in the Spirosoma montaniterrae genome:
- a CDS encoding helix-turn-helix domain-containing protein — MEDYNKIIESLGVKFIKARNIRILQPITIKNFYDVENTLLILYNGEVSIGDDRIKVDVGDMLFIPGGKHVTVTYGDSSNPKTVSNEDFMTHRESYWEGNNDPKLIGHLPNSFGYVSFEAKVFDSVNFFNSLDVPPFIIKREESLAIAINQILAEEMTDLAGKGRIIKIKTEEIVIDVIRYILKNRLFVEQLVTNSTYFKDPRLIDIFAYIKDNLGGDLSNKVLANVANVSEDYVGQYFKMLTGINPQDYIEYQRMEAAVGLLRTSKKSIRAIGSEVGYKDTAYFCRRFKMMFGIPAGKMRRRESLMNV; from the coding sequence ATGGAAGATTATAATAAGATTATCGAATCGCTGGGCGTCAAATTCATAAAAGCCCGCAACATTCGGATTTTACAACCGATCACGATAAAGAATTTTTACGACGTCGAAAACACGCTGTTGATTCTATACAATGGCGAAGTCTCGATTGGCGATGATAGAATAAAAGTTGACGTGGGCGACATGCTGTTCATTCCGGGCGGTAAGCACGTAACGGTCACTTATGGCGATTCATCGAACCCGAAAACGGTCTCGAATGAAGATTTTATGACTCACCGCGAGTCGTACTGGGAGGGCAACAACGATCCTAAGCTGATTGGGCACTTACCCAACTCGTTCGGCTATGTGTCGTTTGAAGCTAAAGTATTCGATTCGGTCAATTTCTTCAATTCGCTCGACGTGCCGCCGTTCATTATCAAGCGCGAAGAATCGCTGGCGATTGCCATTAATCAGATTCTGGCCGAAGAAATGACCGATCTGGCGGGTAAAGGGCGGATTATCAAGATCAAAACCGAAGAGATTGTCATCGATGTCATTCGGTACATCCTGAAGAACCGCCTGTTTGTCGAGCAGTTGGTAACGAACAGCACGTATTTCAAAGACCCGCGCCTGATCGATATCTTTGCCTATATCAAAGACAACCTCGGTGGCGACCTGTCGAACAAGGTGCTGGCAAACGTTGCCAACGTATCGGAAGATTACGTTGGGCAGTACTTCAAAATGCTGACGGGCATTAACCCACAGGATTACATCGAATACCAGCGTATGGAAGCTGCCGTTGGCCTGCTGCGCACAAGCAAGAAAAGCATTCGGGCCATCGGTTCGGAGGTGGGCTACAAAGACACTGCCTATTTCTGCCGCCGGTTCAAGATGATGTTCGGTATTCCGGCGGGCAAGATGCGCCGTCGCGAATCGCTGATGAACGTTTAA
- a CDS encoding acyl-CoA dehydrogenase, giving the protein MATATLELQGLNFNLTEEHRAVQEAARDFAQSELLPGVIERDNEQKFPTELIRRMGELGFMGMMVSPDYGGGGMDTVSYVLAMEELSKVDASASVIVSVNNSLVCYGLEAYGTEEQKQKYLTRLATGETIGAFCLSEPEAGSDATSQATTAEDKGDHYLLNGTKNWITNGNTSGICLVIAQTDREKRHRGINCLVVEKGAPGFVVGKKEDKMGIRASDTHSLLFTDVKVPKEDRIGDDGFGFKFAMSTLNGGRIGIAAQALGIAAGAYELALKYSQERKAFGKQIFDHQAIQFKLAEMATKIEAARLLVYKAARLKDEHKDYVQAAAMAKLFASDVAMWATTEAVQIHGGYGYVKEFHVERFMRDAKITQIYEGTSEIQKLVIARELVR; this is encoded by the coding sequence ATGGCAACGGCAACGCTGGAGTTACAGGGATTAAATTTCAACTTGACGGAAGAACACCGGGCCGTGCAGGAAGCCGCCCGCGACTTTGCGCAAAGCGAGCTGCTGCCGGGCGTGATCGAGCGTGACAACGAACAGAAATTCCCGACCGAACTGATTCGGCGAATGGGTGAGCTGGGATTTATGGGTATGATGGTCTCGCCCGACTATGGTGGGGGCGGCATGGATACGGTATCGTATGTATTGGCGATGGAAGAACTCTCCAAAGTCGATGCGTCGGCCTCTGTAATCGTATCTGTGAATAACTCATTGGTTTGCTATGGTTTAGAAGCCTATGGCACCGAAGAGCAGAAACAAAAGTACCTGACCCGGCTGGCTACGGGCGAAACCATAGGCGCCTTCTGCCTATCAGAACCCGAAGCCGGTTCCGACGCTACTTCGCAGGCTACGACCGCCGAAGACAAAGGCGACCACTACCTGCTGAACGGCACTAAAAACTGGATCACCAACGGCAACACGTCGGGCATTTGCTTGGTAATTGCCCAAACCGACCGCGAAAAACGGCACCGGGGCATCAACTGCTTAGTTGTGGAAAAAGGGGCACCCGGTTTTGTAGTCGGCAAAAAAGAAGACAAAATGGGTATTCGGGCGTCAGACACGCACTCGCTGCTGTTTACCGACGTGAAAGTGCCAAAAGAAGACCGTATCGGCGACGACGGTTTTGGCTTCAAGTTCGCCATGTCGACGCTCAACGGGGGGCGCATTGGCATTGCCGCTCAGGCGTTGGGGATTGCTGCCGGAGCTTATGAACTGGCGTTGAAGTACAGTCAGGAGCGCAAAGCGTTTGGCAAACAAATCTTTGACCATCAGGCCATTCAGTTTAAACTGGCCGAAATGGCAACTAAGATAGAAGCTGCCCGGCTGCTGGTTTACAAAGCCGCCCGGCTCAAAGATGAACACAAAGATTACGTACAGGCTGCTGCGATGGCAAAACTATTTGCTTCAGACGTAGCCATGTGGGCCACCACCGAAGCCGTGCAGATTCATGGCGGCTATGGGTATGTAAAAGAGTTTCACGTTGAACGGTTCATGCGCGACGCAAAAATCACTCAGATATACGAGGGTACGTCTGAAATACAAAAATTAGTGATTGCCCGCGAGCTCGTTCGATAA
- a CDS encoding MaoC family dehydratase: MQTFANLDEFAAHAGQPLGETDYMTITQEMVNLFAQATGDHQWIHTDPERAARESPYRTPIAHGFLTLSLAPKLMAEIYRVESVKMGINYGANKIRFTNAVPVGSRLRMKAWLHHAEPQHANEGSRGVRAIVECAFEVEGETKPACVAELITLLFE, translated from the coding sequence ATGCAAACCTTTGCCAACCTCGATGAATTTGCCGCCCACGCGGGTCAGCCACTCGGCGAAACAGACTACATGACCATTACACAGGAGATGGTCAATTTATTCGCTCAGGCTACCGGCGATCATCAGTGGATTCATACCGACCCCGAACGAGCGGCCCGCGAATCGCCTTATCGAACGCCAATTGCTCACGGATTTCTTACCCTTTCGCTGGCTCCCAAACTCATGGCTGAGATTTACCGCGTTGAATCGGTGAAAATGGGCATCAATTACGGGGCTAATAAAATCCGGTTTACCAACGCCGTTCCGGTAGGTAGCCGTTTGCGCATGAAAGCCTGGCTTCATCATGCCGAACCGCAACATGCAAACGAGGGTAGCCGGGGAGTGCGGGCCATTGTTGAATGCGCGTTTGAGGTAGAAGGCGAAACAAAACCAGCCTGCGTAGCCGAGTTGATTACATTGCTGTTTGAATAG
- a CDS encoding geranylgeranylglyceryl/heptaprenylglyceryl phosphate synthase: protein MPSIQLPTQRNTTKRPQHSLLTTLRNHKLAGYKTCAILLDPDKVEQNALIDLLSQTQRHPVDFFLVGGSLVTNYAHKEVIATIRQYSTTPVVLFPGNPLHIEPTADAILFLSLISGRNPEFLIGQHVIAAPLLKQSGLEILPTGYMVVDSGAPTTVSYVSGTMPLPYDKPAVAACTAMAGEMLGLQLMYLDAGSGARRPVSAEMITAVRAAVDTPIVVGGGINSGEKAYHALKAGADLVVVGNGVEQNPDLLPELSTVVREFNQSAVRA from the coding sequence ATGCCATCAATCCAACTGCCGACCCAACGAAATACCACGAAAAGGCCACAACACAGCCTGTTAACTACACTCCGTAATCATAAACTGGCGGGGTATAAAACCTGTGCCATTCTGCTCGACCCTGATAAGGTTGAGCAGAATGCACTGATCGACCTGTTGTCGCAAACGCAGCGGCATCCGGTCGATTTCTTTTTGGTAGGTGGCAGCTTGGTAACCAACTACGCGCACAAGGAAGTAATTGCTACGATTCGCCAGTATTCAACCACTCCAGTGGTTTTGTTTCCGGGCAATCCGTTACACATCGAACCGACAGCCGATGCCATTCTGTTTTTGTCGCTGATTTCGGGCCGTAATCCTGAATTCCTGATTGGGCAGCATGTTATTGCGGCTCCACTACTGAAACAAAGTGGTCTGGAGATATTGCCAACGGGTTATATGGTAGTCGATAGTGGTGCGCCAACCACGGTATCTTACGTAAGCGGCACCATGCCGTTGCCCTACGATAAGCCCGCTGTGGCAGCCTGCACGGCGATGGCGGGTGAAATGCTTGGGCTGCAATTGATGTATTTAGATGCAGGCAGCGGTGCCCGCAGACCCGTATCGGCTGAGATGATTACTGCCGTTCGGGCCGCCGTCGATACGCCAATAGTGGTTGGCGGAGGTATCAATTCGGGGGAGAAAGCTTATCATGCCCTCAAAGCCGGTGCTGATTTAGTCGTCGTAGGCAATGGTGTCGAGCAGAATCCCGATCTACTACCGGAGTTGTCGACGGTTGTTCGCGAATTCAATCAATCCGCCGTTCGTGCTTAA
- a CDS encoding energy transducer TonB, with translation MKTYNKWLTMTVLIAGLLGTASVDTMAQSRLTKVYTVPEREPEFPGGKAALSRYLAATIKVPGSLTRNSYNTGPISARFIVDADGSVRDVRILTKTLDNKTKKSLQGFMASIITSVEQMPRWRPGEVDGRPVPVFYTLPIEVTL, from the coding sequence ATGAAAACATACAACAAATGGCTGACAATGACCGTGCTGATTGCCGGTCTGCTCGGCACCGCATCGGTCGACACAATGGCCCAGTCGCGGTTAACGAAGGTGTACACCGTGCCAGAACGCGAACCGGAATTTCCGGGCGGTAAAGCTGCCCTCAGCCGCTATTTGGCCGCTACCATCAAAGTTCCTGGCTCGTTGACGCGCAATTCATACAACACCGGCCCCATATCGGCGCGGTTCATTGTTGATGCTGATGGCTCGGTGCGCGACGTGCGCATACTGACCAAAACGCTCGACAATAAAACCAAAAAAAGTTTACAGGGCTTTATGGCGTCGATTATTACGTCGGTCGAACAGATGCCCCGCTGGCGACCGGGCGAAGTTGACGGACGACCTGTACCTGTGTTCTACACGCTACCTATAGAAGTAACGTTATAA